From Humibacter ginsenosidimutans, a single genomic window includes:
- a CDS encoding anthrone oxygenase family protein — translation MNMVWLNVVQLGLVGLLAGEEFIVRYGVQPALHRLPDPAHVAARIALVKRLKVVVPSLMLPALIASVALTVTAGGTTGVAWRIAGSAAFLVFLCFSLFGTVPINITVNDWDPEHPPHDWARVAHRWETIDTYRSAAAIASFILFAISLALQAK, via the coding sequence ATGAACATGGTCTGGCTCAACGTCGTCCAACTGGGGCTCGTCGGTCTGCTGGCGGGAGAGGAATTCATCGTCCGGTACGGAGTGCAGCCCGCTCTCCATCGTCTGCCGGATCCTGCTCACGTCGCGGCACGTATCGCCTTGGTCAAACGGCTCAAAGTCGTGGTGCCGAGCCTGATGCTTCCCGCGCTCATCGCCTCCGTCGCATTGACCGTGACAGCGGGCGGAACAACGGGTGTCGCCTGGCGCATCGCCGGCTCGGCTGCGTTCCTCGTGTTCCTCTGCTTCTCGCTCTTCGGAACCGTGCCCATCAACATCACGGTGAACGATTGGGATCCCGAGCATCCACCGCACGACTGGGCGCGTGTTGCACATCGCTGGGAGACGATCGACACGTATCGCTCGGCGGCCGCCATCGCGTCCTTCATCCTGTTCGCGATCTCCCTCGCCCTCCAGGCGAAGTGA
- a CDS encoding NACHT domain-containing protein: MPESRYKYLYERLGDHDFQLLVNALLTERFTDYVPLPLRQPDGGRDGIQTAPANRLVYQVKWSVRGRERDPVSWLDATVTKEKDNITRLAAEGVRKYVIVTNVPSTGKLGTGTFDRLNKKLAAHSEEYGLEITGLWREAIDGMVDNADSEIKWQYADMLAGWDLIRYLLSEQAVAQRDSGLGDLVRRVAAAQWKDDERIKFSQVELDREHLSDLFVDVPADRIQVPRRAQTLAGAATRLGGAATYVTERSPYPFTLVRGAPGQGKSTLSQYVCQTHRAAFMPEGTPTTSLPYIKDPRFPVRADLADYAAWLQGFDVFDTSESAKVKKGTKRAGTQASIEHFLADLMTHLGGSPITPSDVQDLFDRVPSLVVLDGLDEVGGTSARGRIVREIDLFCSRGTSYAVEPRVIVTSRPNSAGLPEPDRDVFEIISLGPLEPALRDEYLRKWCLVHNVPINDSRTLRRNFNEKTREPYIGELAGNPMQLTILLFLLRQHGDATPSQRTELYDAYMSMLLARESNKHPDSVRKYRSELMEVVPFLGWYIQSRAEEQGHSGRMTYAEVEAAMKHFQRTYGKPESVVDDLFLAASDRLWALTSKEEGTFEFEVLSLREYFAARYLYTYAGEGDQHFDRTLVLRELLRRPYWLNTTRFYGGNAAGADIYALQAGIMHELAANTTKQVRVAAWSLITDGVFNSRPIEAAQIVDALTGDLSGPLLLAALDGKEITALPETSHASSAWDRITKTIAGNPDDPGNPSRVRILRELLGQPKQFADWWTEQLTKLIGTPHEIAWLTIGARCEALAGETRTIPRLSAEDGERAQLILNTGITPPEGSTLEAQLLRAVLDGQCSETTSVRSVPAQIAVALTPAAFYSFGVDSATPQPNAASPDRRSQAMQQLRKSNSPYVPIAALRRFRQGEKGSTFPWSNTATALLERVGRCWLVSEIAIIGAASPLRNGYKLKTGMEALGSDGHPAALIAQTRANRANSAWWAMRLTACDDDLARAEWALALWAVADAQVINELDTRIVEVVGQLPDGLRRACRIAARRLAQAGFLAHGPVSTSPDDPLHDWVGRPDGEDEIILQQAKAATRDTQPEPLAVVARRKKWLKVDQTATYH, from the coding sequence TTGCCTGAGAGTCGCTACAAGTATCTCTACGAGCGGCTGGGCGACCATGACTTCCAACTGCTCGTCAATGCCCTGCTCACGGAACGGTTCACGGACTACGTTCCACTCCCACTGCGCCAGCCTGACGGCGGCCGGGACGGGATACAAACTGCCCCAGCGAATCGGCTCGTCTATCAGGTGAAGTGGTCGGTGCGCGGCCGCGAACGTGACCCCGTCAGCTGGCTCGACGCGACCGTCACCAAAGAGAAAGACAACATCACCCGGCTCGCTGCAGAAGGCGTCCGCAAGTATGTGATTGTCACCAATGTGCCCAGCACCGGGAAACTCGGTACTGGCACGTTTGACCGGCTCAACAAGAAGCTCGCAGCACACTCGGAAGAGTATGGACTCGAGATCACCGGGCTGTGGCGTGAGGCCATCGATGGAATGGTCGACAACGCCGACTCCGAGATCAAGTGGCAGTACGCCGACATGCTCGCCGGCTGGGACCTGATCCGCTACCTGCTTTCCGAACAGGCCGTCGCGCAACGAGACTCAGGACTGGGGGACCTGGTGCGCCGGGTCGCCGCCGCCCAGTGGAAGGACGACGAACGCATCAAGTTCAGCCAGGTTGAGCTGGACAGGGAGCACCTTTCGGACCTGTTTGTCGACGTCCCCGCGGATCGGATCCAGGTGCCCCGTCGCGCCCAGACGCTCGCCGGCGCTGCCACCCGGCTTGGCGGCGCCGCGACATATGTCACCGAGAGGTCGCCGTACCCGTTTACGCTGGTGCGCGGTGCTCCCGGGCAGGGGAAGTCCACCCTGAGCCAGTACGTCTGCCAGACTCACCGGGCGGCGTTCATGCCGGAAGGCACTCCCACGACGTCACTGCCTTACATCAAGGATCCACGGTTCCCTGTGCGCGCCGACCTGGCCGACTACGCAGCCTGGCTGCAGGGGTTCGACGTGTTTGACACCTCGGAATCCGCCAAGGTCAAGAAGGGCACGAAACGCGCGGGCACTCAGGCCTCGATCGAGCACTTCCTCGCCGACCTGATGACGCACCTGGGCGGCAGCCCGATCACACCGTCCGACGTCCAAGACCTCTTCGACCGGGTCCCGAGCCTCGTCGTGCTTGACGGCCTCGACGAGGTCGGCGGCACCTCGGCCCGAGGTCGCATTGTCCGTGAGATCGACCTGTTCTGTTCCCGCGGCACGTCATACGCGGTGGAACCGCGCGTGATCGTTACCTCACGGCCTAACTCTGCGGGATTGCCCGAACCCGACCGCGACGTGTTCGAGATCATCTCGCTCGGCCCACTTGAGCCAGCCCTGCGCGACGAGTACCTCCGCAAGTGGTGTCTGGTCCACAACGTCCCGATCAACGACAGCCGCACCCTGCGCCGGAACTTCAACGAGAAGACCCGTGAGCCCTACATTGGCGAACTCGCCGGCAACCCGATGCAGCTAACCATCCTGCTCTTCCTGCTCCGCCAGCACGGCGATGCGACGCCCAGCCAACGCACCGAGCTCTACGACGCCTACATGAGCATGCTCCTGGCGCGCGAGTCGAACAAGCATCCCGACTCCGTCCGCAAATACCGCTCCGAACTGATGGAAGTCGTGCCCTTTCTTGGCTGGTATATCCAATCCCGTGCCGAGGAGCAGGGCCACAGCGGCCGCATGACCTACGCCGAAGTCGAGGCCGCGATGAAACACTTCCAACGCACCTACGGCAAACCCGAGAGCGTTGTTGACGACCTGTTCCTGGCTGCCTCGGACCGGCTGTGGGCATTGACCAGCAAGGAAGAAGGGACGTTCGAGTTCGAAGTCCTCTCGCTCCGCGAATACTTCGCCGCCCGCTACCTCTACACCTACGCGGGGGAAGGTGACCAGCACTTCGACCGCACGCTCGTGTTGCGAGAACTCCTGCGGCGTCCCTACTGGCTGAACACGACACGGTTCTACGGTGGGAACGCCGCAGGCGCCGACATCTATGCGCTGCAAGCCGGCATCATGCACGAGCTCGCCGCGAACACGACAAAACAGGTCCGCGTGGCCGCATGGAGTCTCATCACCGACGGTGTCTTCAACAGCCGCCCTATAGAAGCCGCCCAGATCGTCGACGCGCTCACCGGCGACCTCAGCGGCCCCCTGCTGCTCGCCGCCCTCGATGGCAAAGAGATCACCGCGCTGCCTGAAACCAGCCACGCTTCAAGCGCATGGGACCGCATCACCAAGACCATCGCCGGTAACCCCGACGATCCCGGCAACCCCAGCCGGGTTCGCATCCTGCGCGAACTCCTCGGGCAGCCGAAACAATTCGCGGACTGGTGGACCGAACAACTCACTAAGCTCATCGGCACACCACACGAGATCGCCTGGCTCACTATCGGCGCGAGATGCGAGGCACTCGCTGGGGAGACCCGCACCATCCCCAGGCTCTCTGCCGAGGACGGCGAGCGTGCCCAACTGATCCTGAACACGGGCATCACCCCGCCCGAAGGAAGCACGCTGGAAGCACAGCTGCTTCGGGCGGTCCTCGACGGGCAGTGCTCCGAGACCACCTCCGTCCGATCCGTGCCGGCCCAGATCGCGGTCGCGCTCACACCTGCCGCCTTCTACTCGTTCGGCGTCGACTCCGCGACCCCGCAACCAAACGCGGCGTCACCGGATCGTCGATCACAAGCCATGCAACAACTCCGGAAGTCGAACTCGCCCTATGTTCCGATCGCGGCCCTGCGGCGCTTCCGCCAGGGCGAGAAGGGCTCCACGTTTCCCTGGTCCAACACGGCAACTGCCCTGCTGGAACGCGTGGGTCGCTGCTGGCTCGTCAGTGAGATCGCCATCATCGGTGCCGCGTCGCCCCTGCGCAACGGATACAAGCTGAAAACCGGGATGGAAGCACTCGGTTCCGACGGCCATCCGGCTGCACTCATCGCCCAGACCCGCGCGAACCGGGCGAACTCCGCATGGTGGGCGATGCGGCTCACAGCATGTGACGACGACCTCGCCCGAGCCGAGTGGGCACTCGCACTCTGGGCTGTCGCTGATGCTCAGGTGATCAACGAGCTCGACACAAGGATCGTCGAAGTCGTTGGTCAGCTTCCAGATGGGCTCCGGCGCGCGTGCCGCATCGCGGCTCGGCGTCTCGCTCAAGCCGGCTTCCTCGCTCACGGCCCCGTTAGCACCTCTCCGGACGATCCCTTGCATGACTGGGTCGGCCGACCGGACGGGGAAGACGAAATCATCTTGCAGCAAGCGAAGGCTGCCACGCGCGATACTCAGCCTGAACCCCTCGCTGTCGTTGCGCGCCGCAAGAAGTGGCTCAAAGTCGACCAGACCGCCACCTATCACTAG
- a CDS encoding TetR/AcrR family transcriptional regulator, with amino-acid sequence MSVEPGGVRAQKALETAQALKEAGRRVFSRRGFLDAKVADIAAEAGRSVGSFYKHFTGKEELLRALLVEWTEQAGQHLQDDPVGDDLSEPAALRARVAAYVTVYREHLPEIRALGEAAITDPAFAEQVAATRHEQLTTMRALLTRLHDRGFELAGDPAVVASAFNALLEGFCSLWIGGGGEPLGRTLSDDEAIDTLTAILASGIARRPVDVADKDGAAESTSAKGPDRRRRG; translated from the coding sequence ATGTCCGTGGAGCCGGGCGGCGTTCGCGCGCAGAAAGCGCTGGAGACGGCGCAGGCACTCAAGGAGGCGGGGCGTCGTGTGTTCTCGCGCCGCGGCTTTCTCGACGCGAAGGTGGCCGACATCGCCGCTGAGGCAGGTCGGTCGGTCGGTTCGTTCTACAAGCACTTCACGGGCAAGGAGGAGCTGCTTCGCGCGCTGCTCGTGGAGTGGACCGAACAGGCCGGCCAGCATTTGCAGGATGATCCGGTCGGCGACGACCTGTCGGAGCCGGCTGCCCTCCGTGCGCGGGTTGCCGCATACGTGACCGTGTATCGCGAGCATCTGCCGGAGATCCGCGCGCTCGGGGAGGCGGCGATCACGGACCCGGCGTTCGCAGAGCAGGTCGCCGCGACGCGACATGAGCAACTGACGACCATGCGCGCCCTCCTCACCCGACTGCACGACCGCGGCTTCGAACTGGCCGGCGATCCTGCAGTCGTCGCCTCGGCGTTCAACGCTCTGCTCGAAGGATTCTGTTCGCTCTGGATCGGGGGAGGGGGCGAGCCGTTGGGTCGCACGCTGAGCGACGACGAGGCGATCGACACGCTGACGGCGATCCTGGCGAGCGGCATCGCCAGGCGGCCGGTCGACGTCGCCGACAAGGACGGTGCAGCCGAGAGCACCAGCGCGAAGGGCCCCGATCGCAGAAGGCGCGGCTGA